In a single window of the Acetivibrio clariflavus DSM 19732 genome:
- the holB gene encoding DNA polymerase III subunit delta', whose translation MNFSDIVGQNEVVNSLKNILKEHSTRHAYIFAGPEGIGKRLVAKVFAAALLCSDCNSLEACEDCQPCRLFQSGTNPDFYVLETEGTSISVDDIRKMQQDISIRPMYSEKKVYLIAEADKMTAQAQNCLLKTLEEPPEYAVIILTAVNINSLLETIRSRCILYNFRKNTDEEIRQCIKKIKGSELAGIDFIVSYADGVPGKAIRLIESEDFLLIRDKVIEIMLKLRNSNLTEIFDAYGFFEENKDNIDSILDIMLMFYRDLLIAKKAGKENILINSDKKDIILKNADRYEINKLIKNVNAIEEARRNIKQNANYQLVIEVMLMKLQEE comes from the coding sequence GTGAATTTCAGCGATATTGTCGGACAAAATGAAGTTGTAAATAGCTTAAAGAATATATTGAAAGAGCATTCCACAAGGCATGCTTATATTTTTGCGGGTCCGGAAGGTATAGGCAAACGGTTGGTTGCAAAGGTCTTTGCTGCTGCATTGCTTTGCAGTGATTGCAATTCCCTTGAAGCTTGTGAAGATTGTCAGCCTTGCCGTCTTTTTCAAAGTGGTACCAATCCGGATTTTTATGTTTTGGAGACAGAAGGTACAAGCATTAGTGTTGACGACATCAGAAAAATGCAGCAGGATATCTCCATAAGACCGATGTATTCCGAAAAAAAGGTATACTTAATTGCAGAGGCAGACAAGATGACTGCTCAAGCACAGAATTGCCTGCTCAAAACATTGGAAGAACCGCCTGAATATGCTGTTATAATTCTTACTGCTGTAAATATCAACAGCCTTTTGGAGACCATAAGGTCCAGGTGTATTTTATACAACTTCAGGAAGAATACCGATGAAGAGATAAGACAGTGTATTAAAAAAATAAAAGGCAGCGAATTGGCGGGTATTGATTTTATTGTTTCCTATGCCGACGGCGTTCCGGGAAAAGCAATCCGGTTGATTGAGTCTGAAGATTTTCTGTTAATCAGGGATAAAGTTATTGAAATCATGCTAAAGCTGAGAAATTCGAATCTTACGGAAATATTTGATGCTTATGGTTTTTTTGAAGAGAATAAAGATAATATTGATTCAATACTGGATATAATGTTAATGTTTTACAGAGATTTGCTGATTGCTAAAAAGGCTGGAAAGGAAAATATATTGATTAATTCGGATAAAAAGGATATTATATTAAAGAATGCGGATAGATATGAAATAAATAAACTCATAAAAAATGTAAATGCGATTGAAGAAGCACGAAGAAACATTAAGCAGAATGCCAATTATCAGCTGGTTATAGAAGTTATGCTGATGAAGCTTCAGGAGGAATAA
- a CDS encoding 4Fe-4S binding protein, whose protein sequence is MAYFITDACISCGACEPECPVSCISAGDSSYVIDENACIECGACANVCPVDAPTQK, encoded by the coding sequence ATGGCATATTTTATAACTGACGCATGTATTAGTTGCGGCGCTTGTGAACCGGAGTGCCCAGTATCTTGTATTTCAGCTGGTGATAGCAGCTATGTAATTGATGAAAATGCTTGTATAGAATGCGGAGCTTGTGCAAACGTTTGTCCAGTAGATGCTCCTACTCAGAAATAA
- a CDS encoding YaaR family protein: MKIREGLNSAASIAEVTSSEHKKTSNVNSNTFQSQLRKLEGQNLEERIKCLVDKITEQGQKLAKKVDVKELKIYKKLISEFLDETLNNSRKFLKESFVDRRGRYRVYAIIKKINSELDELTKDVLSTEKDNLRILQRIEDIRGLILDITM; the protein is encoded by the coding sequence ATGAAGATAAGAGAAGGTTTGAACAGTGCGGCTAGTATAGCTGAGGTAACCAGCAGCGAACATAAAAAAACCTCAAATGTTAACAGTAATACTTTCCAGAGCCAACTTAGGAAATTAGAGGGACAAAACTTGGAGGAAAGGATAAAATGTTTGGTTGACAAAATTACCGAGCAGGGACAAAAGCTTGCCAAAAAAGTGGATGTAAAGGAATTGAAAATTTATAAAAAGCTCATATCGGAGTTTTTGGATGAAACTTTGAACAATTCTAGGAAGTTTTTAAAAGAGAGTTTTGTTGACCGAAGAGGAAGATATAGGGTATATGCCATCATAAAAAAGATTAATTCAGAGTTGGATGAACTTACAAAAGATGTACTGAGCACAGAAAAGGATAATCTTAGAATATTACAGAGAATAGAGGATATAAGAGGATTAATCCTCGATATCACTATGTAA
- a CDS encoding TatD family hydrolase, translating into MLFDTHAHYDDDKFAEDRYEVIEKAHESGVSYIINAATDVKSCEDSLAFAHRYEYVYAAVGIHPHEVGDADDNALDKIAQLAKDSKVVAIGEIGLDYYYDFAPRELQKHWFAQQINLAKELKLPVIVHDREAHQDSLEIIKQQKANEVGGVFHCYSGSLEMAKELLNNNFYISVGGSLTFKNAKKLVEVVRWIPLDKLLIETDCPYLTPEPHRGKRNDSSYVRFVAEKVAEIKQISFETVADVTLNNAKKLFNI; encoded by the coding sequence ATGCTTTTTGACACACATGCACACTATGATGATGATAAATTTGCAGAGGACAGATATGAGGTTATTGAAAAGGCACATGAAAGCGGAGTATCATATATTATCAATGCTGCCACTGATGTAAAATCCTGTGAGGATAGCCTTGCCTTTGCCCATAGGTATGAATATGTGTATGCGGCGGTAGGAATTCATCCTCATGAAGTTGGTGATGCCGATGACAATGCCTTGGATAAAATTGCCCAGTTGGCAAAAGACAGTAAGGTTGTTGCCATCGGAGAAATCGGTCTTGATTATTACTATGACTTTGCACCCCGAGAACTTCAAAAGCACTGGTTTGCTCAACAAATAAACCTTGCTAAGGAATTAAAGTTACCTGTTATAGTTCATGACAGGGAAGCACATCAGGATTCCCTGGAGATAATCAAGCAGCAGAAGGCTAATGAGGTGGGTGGAGTTTTCCATTGCTACTCAGGAAGTCTGGAGATGGCAAAGGAGTTGCTTAACAACAACTTTTATATATCGGTGGGAGGATCTCTGACTTTTAAAAATGCAAAAAAGCTGGTTGAAGTAGTTAGATGGATTCCTTTGGACAAGCTATTGATCGAAACCGATTGCCCCTATCTTACGCCTGAACCGCACCGCGGCAAAAGGAATGATTCAAGTTATGTGAGGTTTGTGGCAGAAAAAGTGGCAGAAATAAAACAGATAAGCTTTGAAACGGTGGCGGATGTTACATTGAACAATGCCAAAAAGCTTTTTAATATATAA
- the tmk gene encoding dTMP kinase — protein sequence MKRGLFITAEGTDGSGKTTQIKLLESYLKDRGFEVVVTREPGGTKIGEKIRSIILDPDNTKMTYITEMMLYVSARAQLVGELIRPSLEQGKVVICDRFVDSSYVYQGFGRNINIELIEKVNSIALDGIMPDVTLFFDVDPNIALSRRIRSTGADRIEQETMDFHRKVYEGYKKLVSKYPNRIKIIDSNRSIEEIFLDVKENIDKILERCL from the coding sequence ATGAAAAGAGGATTATTCATTACAGCGGAGGGAACTGACGGCTCAGGGAAAACTACACAAATTAAACTTCTGGAAAGTTATTTAAAAGACAGGGGATTTGAGGTTGTAGTTACCAGAGAACCCGGCGGGACCAAAATAGGTGAAAAGATTCGGTCAATAATACTTGATCCTGACAATACTAAAATGACATATATAACTGAAATGATGCTATATGTCTCAGCAAGAGCCCAGTTGGTCGGTGAACTTATAAGGCCGTCCCTTGAACAAGGCAAGGTGGTGATTTGCGATAGATTTGTGGATTCCAGTTATGTTTATCAGGGCTTTGGACGAAATATAAACATTGAGTTGATTGAAAAAGTAAACAGCATTGCCTTAGATGGCATAATGCCCGATGTAACTTTGTTTTTTGATGTTGATCCGAATATTGCTTTGTCAAGGAGAATACGATCTACCGGTGCCGACAGGATTGAACAGGAGACGATGGACTTCCACAGAAAAGTATATGAAGGTTATAAGAAGCTGGTATCAAAGTATCCCAACAGAATTAAAATTATTGACAGTAATAGAAGCATAGAGGAAATATTCTTGGATGTTAAAGAAAATATTGATAAAATACTGGAGAGATGCTTATGA
- the rsmI gene encoding 16S rRNA (cytidine(1402)-2'-O)-methyltransferase has protein sequence MNGKGKLYLVSTPIGNLEDITLRAIRTLQEVDLIAAEDTRQTIKLLNHFEIKKTLVSYYEHNKREKGNYLISQLLDGKNIALVSDAGTPGISDPGEDLVKLCIENDIEVTAIPGPVAAVTGLIVSGLPTGRFVFEGFLPMNKRARRERLATLKNEVRTLIFYEAPHKLLYTLKDLYDFFGNRKVVFARELTKKFEEIIRCDLKSAIEKYEEESPKGEFVVIVEGISEEERMENEKKDWESMSIEEHLNLYISEGLNKKDAMKKVAEDRKISKREVYRELLGIDQE, from the coding sequence TTGAATGGGAAGGGAAAACTATATCTTGTTTCAACACCGATAGGAAATCTTGAAGATATAACATTAAGAGCTATTAGAACTCTTCAAGAGGTTGACTTGATTGCAGCGGAGGATACGCGGCAGACCATAAAGCTTTTGAACCATTTTGAAATAAAAAAAACTCTTGTGAGTTACTATGAGCATAACAAGAGGGAAAAGGGAAACTATCTTATAAGCCAACTTCTTGACGGAAAGAATATAGCTCTGGTATCCGATGCAGGTACTCCGGGTATTTCAGATCCTGGAGAAGATTTGGTTAAGCTTTGTATTGAAAATGACATTGAGGTTACAGCAATACCTGGGCCTGTTGCAGCAGTTACAGGATTGATTGTTTCGGGACTTCCTACAGGGCGTTTTGTGTTTGAAGGATTTTTGCCTATGAATAAAAGAGCTCGAAGGGAAAGACTGGCTACGCTTAAAAATGAAGTAAGGACTTTGATTTTTTATGAGGCACCCCATAAACTTTTATATACTTTGAAAGATTTATATGATTTTTTTGGAAACAGAAAGGTTGTATTTGCCAGAGAACTTACAAAAAAATTTGAAGAAATTATTAGATGTGACCTTAAATCAGCCATTGAGAAATATGAAGAAGAATCTCCCAAAGGAGAGTTTGTAGTTATAGTTGAAGGTATCAGTGAAGAAGAGAGAATGGAAAACGAAAAAAAAGACTGGGAAAGTATGAGTATTGAAGAACATTTAAATTTATATATAAGTGAAGGACTTAATAAAAAAGATGCAATGAAAAAAGTTGCAGAAGATAGGAAAATAAGCAAGAGAGAAGTGTACAGAGAATTATTGGGTATTGATCAGGAGTAG
- a CDS encoding AbrB/MazE/SpoVT family DNA-binding domain-containing protein codes for MKSTGIVRKVDELGRVVLPIELRRTLDIAEKDALEIYVDGSTIILKKYEPACIFCGNAKDVSVYKGKNICPDCMRELKK; via the coding sequence ATGAAATCTACTGGTATTGTAAGAAAAGTTGACGAATTAGGAAGGGTTGTATTACCTATTGAATTAAGAAGGACTTTGGACATTGCTGAGAAAGATGCCCTTGAAATTTATGTTGACGGTTCTACTATCATACTTAAGAAGTACGAACCGGCTTGCATATTCTGCGGTAATGCTAAAGACGTTTCCGTTTACAAAGGCAAAAACATATGTCCTGATTGCATGAGAGAACTGAAAAAATAA
- a CDS encoding tRNA1(Val) (adenine(37)-N6)-methyltransferase: MDIQLLEDEKIDDLQYKGLKIIQKNKAFRFGLDAVLLANFVDVKKGSSVIDLGTGTGIISILLAGKTEASSIVGLEIQEDIAEMASRSVKMNCLEDRVKIVCGDIKESVSLFGASSFDVVVTNPPYMNRGGGIINLSDTKAISRHEILCTLEDVIKAASKLLVPGGQFAMVHRPDRLVDIIWLMRNYSIEPKYIRFVHPSPYKKPNLILIKGSRQGRPQLKMMDPLYVYNENGNYSKEINEIYCRGQ; encoded by the coding sequence TTGGATATTCAACTTTTGGAAGATGAAAAAATAGATGATTTGCAATATAAAGGATTAAAAATTATTCAAAAGAACAAAGCTTTCCGTTTTGGATTGGATGCTGTCTTGCTTGCAAATTTTGTCGATGTCAAAAAGGGAAGTTCTGTAATTGACTTGGGAACGGGTACGGGAATTATTTCCATACTTCTTGCAGGAAAGACTGAGGCAAGTTCCATAGTTGGTTTGGAAATACAAGAAGATATTGCAGAAATGGCGAGCAGAAGTGTGAAAATGAATTGCCTTGAGGACCGGGTCAAAATAGTGTGCGGTGATATAAAAGAAAGTGTTAGCTTATTTGGAGCATCAAGTTTTGATGTTGTTGTAACCAATCCTCCATACATGAATCGCGGTGGAGGAATTATTAATTTAAGTGATACAAAAGCTATTTCCCGGCATGAGATTTTATGCACACTGGAAGATGTCATTAAAGCTGCGTCCAAGCTTTTGGTGCCGGGTGGACAGTTTGCAATGGTACATAGACCAGACAGACTGGTGGATATAATTTGGTTAATGAGAAATTATTCTATTGAGCCAAAATATATAAGATTTGTACATCCGTCGCCGTATAAAAAGCCAAATTTAATTTTAATCAAAGGCTCAAGGCAAGGACGTCCGCAATTAAAAATGATGGACCCGCTTTATGTTTATAACGAAAACGGCAATTACTCAAAGGAGATCAATGAAATATATTGCAGAGGTCAGTGA
- a CDS encoding spore maturation protein: MDIVSIMSSYAIPTIILFILAAGMYKEVKVYDVFVEGAKEGISTVVRIIPPLVGLLVAIGVFRASGALDLIVYALKPVTSFLRIPSETVPLVFLRPISGSASLALLSDILKNYGPDSFIGKLASTLTGTTETIFYTLAVYFGSVGIKKIRFTLVAALIADFVGIIAAVWICSFIFGG; the protein is encoded by the coding sequence ATGGATATTGTGTCTATTATGTCTTCCTATGCAATTCCGACTATTATTCTTTTTATTTTAGCTGCCGGAATGTATAAGGAAGTTAAAGTATATGATGTTTTTGTTGAAGGGGCAAAGGAAGGAATAAGCACTGTAGTGAGGATTATTCCGCCACTTGTTGGCCTTTTGGTGGCAATCGGTGTGTTTCGGGCATCGGGTGCCCTTGATTTGATCGTTTATGCTTTAAAACCTGTTACTTCTTTCCTGAGAATACCTTCCGAGACTGTTCCATTGGTATTCTTAAGGCCTATTTCCGGCAGTGCATCTTTGGCATTGCTTTCGGATATTCTTAAAAACTACGGCCCGGACTCCTTTATTGGGAAACTTGCTTCAACACTTACGGGAACAACAGAAACTATTTTTTATACCCTTGCTGTATATTTTGGTTCTGTGGGAATAAAAAAAATAAGATTTACATTAGTCGCAGCTTTAATAGCAGATTTTGTAGGTATCATTGCAGCTGTGTGGATTTGCTCTTTTATTTTTGGAGGATAA
- a CDS encoding nucleoside recognition domain-containing protein, translated as MLNYIWFGMLVFGIIVGILNGKVDAVTKAVVDSSKSAIELSIGLLGIMCLWTGLMDVAEKSGIIRTISRVVRPVLKFLFPGIPKNHPALGAIVMNLVANFLGLGNAATPLGLKAMAELQKLNRNKDTATNEMSMFLVLNTSCIQLIPATIIAVRSAAGSKNPTEIIGTIWFASVCATIAGIISVKILSAFGKGKVK; from the coding sequence TTGCTTAATTATATCTGGTTTGGAATGTTGGTTTTCGGCATAATTGTCGGCATTTTAAACGGAAAAGTGGATGCCGTTACGAAAGCTGTTGTAGATTCTTCAAAAAGTGCTATTGAACTAAGCATAGGATTACTTGGGATAATGTGCCTTTGGACCGGTTTGATGGATGTAGCTGAAAAGAGCGGAATTATAAGGACGATTTCAAGAGTTGTCAGACCTGTTCTGAAATTCTTGTTTCCGGGAATACCCAAAAACCACCCTGCCTTGGGAGCAATCGTTATGAACCTTGTGGCTAATTTTTTAGGTCTTGGTAATGCAGCTACTCCGTTAGGGCTGAAAGCTATGGCAGAACTGCAGAAATTAAACAGGAATAAGGATACTGCAACAAATGAAATGAGTATGTTTTTGGTGCTGAATACATCCTGTATACAGCTAATTCCGGCTACAATTATAGCAGTTCGCTCGGCAGCAGGGTCCAAAAATCCTACAGAGATTATAGGTACAATATGGTTTGCTTCTGTTTGTGCAACTATTGCCGGTATAATTTCCGTGAAAATTCTGTCTGCCTTTGGAAAGGGTAAGGTGAAGTAG
- a CDS encoding PSP1 domain-containing protein, which yields MVKVVGVRFKKVGKIYYFDPGDLDIKLNENVIVETARGIEFGLVVVPNTEVPEEEIVPPLKRVIRIADDEDKKHYEENTKKEKEAFDICLKKISDHKLEMKLIDVEYTFDNNKVLFYFTADGRVDFRELVKDLASVFRTRIELRQIGVRDEAKMMGGLGVCGRVLCCNSFLGDFQPVSIKMAKEQGLSLNPTKISGACGRLMCCLKYEQEAYEEILTRVPKEGAIVETPDGQGVVMGVSLLKELVKVKLDNDNEADLKVYKAEQVKIIKDVAAKEELEPDIDIDELKQLED from the coding sequence ATGGTAAAGGTGGTTGGAGTAAGATTTAAAAAAGTCGGGAAGATCTATTATTTTGATCCCGGCGATTTAGATATAAAGTTAAATGAAAATGTTATTGTTGAGACAGCAAGAGGAATAGAATTTGGACTTGTTGTTGTTCCTAATACGGAAGTCCCTGAAGAGGAAATAGTTCCTCCCCTGAAAAGGGTTATAAGGATAGCTGATGATGAAGATAAAAAACACTATGAAGAAAATACTAAAAAAGAAAAAGAAGCTTTTGACATATGCTTGAAAAAAATAAGCGATCACAAGCTGGAAATGAAGCTGATAGATGTAGAATATACTTTTGATAACAATAAAGTATTGTTTTATTTTACTGCAGACGGAAGAGTAGACTTCAGGGAATTGGTGAAAGACCTTGCATCGGTTTTTAGAACAAGAATTGAACTTCGCCAAATAGGAGTTAGAGACGAAGCAAAGATGATGGGCGGTCTTGGCGTATGCGGAAGAGTTTTGTGCTGTAATTCCTTTTTGGGTGATTTCCAGCCGGTTTCCATAAAGATGGCTAAAGAGCAGGGACTGTCTTTAAACCCTACAAAGATTTCCGGAGCATGCGGAAGATTAATGTGCTGCTTAAAATATGAGCAGGAAGCCTATGAGGAAATTCTTACCCGTGTTCCTAAAGAGGGAGCTATTGTTGAAACTCCTGACGGACAAGGGGTTGTAATGGGAGTAAGTCTGCTTAAAGAGTTGGTAAAGGTTAAACTTGACAACGATAATGAAGCCGATTTGAAAGTATATAAAGCAGAACAGGTAAAGATAATTAAAGATGTGGCTGCTAAAGAAGAGTTGGAGCCGGATATTGATATTGATGAGTTGAAACAGCTTGAAGATTAG
- a CDS encoding aminotransferase class I/II-fold pyridoxal phosphate-dependent enzyme: MANRKINSLFCLGGRTINSINSPIYNALRKYVKSSPIPFHMPGHKIGKGIPYRLLKDLHQLDMTEIPGLDNLHFPDGVIKEAQDLAAKAFGADNTSFLVNGSTCGIHAAILGVCKPGDRLIVSRDCHKSVIGAMMLASVTPIYIAPKYDSLFGVPSLMLPSTVEEALKNNPDAVGVVLTRPNYYGLCSDIRVISDMVHSYNKILIVDEAHGAHLRFSSKLPYCALDADADVCIQSAHKTLPALTQGAYMHIKGNRVDVDKVKFVLRLIQTSSPSYIIMAFLDIARAIMEDYGAELIDKLLDNIDCFEKMICKNTGYKILSVQPFLSGHADKTRIVVNVRNTGKTGFFIEKILRNQFNIQVEMADMYNIVCISTIADGMKEFESLYYALKEIEKQFNNSMKSPDINVKELNIPLQAVSLDKIMQCSFKRQKLAESVNKVSRGIITPYPPGVPIVCPGELITEEAVQYIISVLKAGGTVNGVTDDGEIEILT, encoded by the coding sequence TTGGCTAATAGAAAAATAAATTCTTTGTTTTGCTTAGGGGGAAGAACCATAAATAGCATTAATTCTCCAATATATAACGCTTTAAGGAAGTATGTAAAATCAAGTCCTATTCCTTTTCATATGCCTGGACACAAAATTGGGAAAGGCATACCCTACAGACTCTTAAAGGATTTGCATCAGCTTGACATGACCGAAATTCCCGGGCTTGATAATCTTCATTTTCCTGATGGTGTTATAAAAGAAGCACAAGACCTGGCTGCAAAGGCTTTTGGTGCTGACAACACTTCTTTTTTGGTGAATGGATCAACATGCGGTATACATGCGGCAATTCTAGGAGTGTGCAAACCTGGAGACCGATTGATAGTTTCAAGGGATTGTCATAAATCGGTAATTGGTGCAATGATGCTTGCTTCAGTTACACCAATTTATATAGCACCGAAGTATGACAGTTTATTTGGAGTGCCTTCGTTAATGCTGCCTTCAACTGTTGAAGAGGCTCTTAAAAATAACCCTGATGCAGTTGGGGTTGTTTTGACGCGTCCAAACTACTATGGTTTGTGCTCGGACATTCGTGTAATTTCAGACATGGTTCATTCTTATAACAAAATTTTAATTGTTGACGAAGCTCACGGAGCTCACTTAAGGTTTTCCTCCAAGCTTCCGTATTGTGCATTGGATGCGGATGCAGATGTGTGTATTCAAAGTGCTCACAAAACTTTGCCTGCATTGACTCAGGGTGCGTATATGCATATAAAAGGAAACCGGGTTGATGTGGACAAGGTTAAGTTTGTGTTGCGATTAATTCAAACATCAAGTCCGTCTTATATTATTATGGCCTTTTTGGATATAGCAAGGGCTATAATGGAAGACTATGGAGCAGAGCTGATAGATAAACTGTTGGATAATATTGATTGTTTTGAGAAAATGATCTGCAAGAACACAGGGTATAAAATACTGTCAGTCCAACCTTTTTTATCAGGTCATGCGGATAAAACCAGAATTGTTGTTAATGTCAGGAATACCGGTAAAACCGGTTTTTTTATAGAGAAAATTCTCAGGAATCAGTTTAATATACAGGTCGAAATGGCCGATATGTACAATATAGTTTGCATTTCTACAATAGCTGACGGAATGAAGGAATTTGAAAGTCTTTATTATGCATTGAAAGAGATAGAAAAGCAGTTCAATAATTCTATGAAATCACCCGATATTAATGTTAAAGAATTAAATATACCTCTGCAGGCAGTTTCATTGGATAAAATTATGCAATGCAGTTTTAAGAGACAAAAATTGGCAGAGTCAGTGAATAAGGTGAGCAGGGGAATAATTACGCCTTATCCTCCCGGAGTTCCAATAGTGTGTCCGGGAGAGCTTATTACCGAAGAAGCAGTTCAGTATATAATTAGCGTTTTGAAGGCCGGTGGAACTGTAAATGGAGTAACCGATGACGGAGAGATTGAAATTCTGACTTAA
- the metG gene encoding methionine--tRNA ligase: MGNNTFYITTPIYYPSDKLHIGHSYTTVAADAIARYKRLKGYDVMFLTGTDEHGQKIQRKAEAKGVTPKQYVDEIVVGIKELWKLLKITNDKFIRTTDKEHEQTVQKIFKKLYDQGDIYKSEYEGWYCTPCESFWTKTQLVDGKCPDCGREVELTKEESYFFRLSKYQDRLIKFIEENPDFIQPVSRQNEMLNNFLRPGLEDLCVSRTTFNWGVPVTFDDKHVVYVWIDALSNYITALGYMSENDADYKKYWPADVHLVGKEIVRFHTIIWPAMLMALGEPLPKQVYGHGWLLLEGGKMSKSKGNVVDPVILVDKYGVDAIRYFLLREVPFGSDGVFSNEALINRINSDLANDLGNLVSRTVTMIDKYFGGVMPEERQAGDFDEDLKKIVLETPSKVEELLDKLQFSSALSEIWKAISRTNKYIDETTPWKLAKDESSKARLAGVIYNLAESLRIVSILLQPFMPETPEKIWQQLGIEDKSILEWENSKNWGLYPVGAKVNKGDVIFPRIDIKKEMEELEKLTNQQAESKDQKDEAKKQKEDKNSSDGYITIEDFAKIDLRVAKVLEAEKVEGADKLLKLKLEMGEEIRQVVSGIAKHYSPDELVGKNVILVANLKPAKLKGVESQGMILAASDGKELVLATLDKAIDSGTKVR; the protein is encoded by the coding sequence ATGGGAAACAACACTTTTTATATAACAACGCCTATTTATTACCCCAGCGATAAATTACATATTGGACATTCATATACAACTGTTGCTGCCGATGCCATAGCTCGATATAAAAGGCTTAAGGGCTATGATGTAATGTTTCTTACAGGAACTGATGAACACGGACAGAAAATTCAGAGAAAAGCTGAAGCAAAAGGGGTTACACCCAAACAATATGTGGATGAGATTGTTGTAGGTATAAAGGAACTGTGGAAACTTTTGAAGATAACCAACGACAAGTTTATAAGAACTACCGATAAAGAACATGAGCAAACAGTTCAGAAGATTTTTAAAAAGCTTTATGACCAGGGCGATATATATAAAAGTGAATATGAGGGATGGTATTGTACTCCCTGTGAATCTTTCTGGACAAAAACCCAATTGGTTGACGGTAAATGTCCTGACTGCGGAAGAGAAGTGGAGCTTACCAAAGAGGAAAGCTATTTCTTTAGGTTGTCCAAATATCAGGACCGATTGATAAAGTTTATTGAAGAAAATCCTGACTTTATTCAACCGGTGTCAAGACAAAATGAGATGCTGAATAATTTTTTAAGGCCGGGCCTTGAGGATTTGTGCGTATCGAGGACAACCTTTAACTGGGGAGTTCCTGTTACCTTTGATGACAAGCATGTAGTATATGTGTGGATAGATGCTCTTTCCAATTACATTACAGCTTTAGGGTATATGTCGGAAAATGACGCAGATTATAAGAAATACTGGCCTGCCGATGTACATTTGGTAGGTAAGGAAATTGTAAGATTCCATACAATTATTTGGCCTGCAATGCTGATGGCATTAGGTGAGCCTTTGCCAAAGCAGGTATACGGACATGGATGGCTTCTGTTGGAAGGCGGCAAGATGTCAAAGTCAAAGGGAAATGTGGTAGACCCTGTGATATTGGTTGATAAATATGGAGTTGATGCCATAAGGTATTTCCTTTTGAGAGAAGTTCCCTTTGGTTCTGATGGAGTTTTCTCCAATGAAGCACTGATAAACAGGATTAATTCTGACCTTGCCAATGATTTGGGAAATCTGGTCAGCAGAACTGTTACAATGATAGATAAGTATTTTGGCGGTGTAATGCCTGAAGAAAGACAAGCAGGTGATTTTGACGAAGATTTGAAAAAAATTGTTTTGGAGACACCGTCTAAGGTTGAAGAGCTTTTGGATAAATTACAGTTTAGTTCGGCTCTTAGTGAAATATGGAAAGCCATATCCAGAACCAATAAATATATTGATGAAACAACGCCCTGGAAGCTGGCTAAGGATGAGTCAAGCAAAGCAAGACTTGCAGGTGTAATATACAATCTTGCTGAGAGCTTGAGGATTGTATCCATTCTTTTGCAGCCTTTCATGCCTGAAACTCCTGAAAAGATATGGCAGCAATTGGGTATTGAAGATAAAAGTATTCTTGAGTGGGAAAATTCAAAGAATTGGGGATTATATCCTGTTGGGGCAAAGGTAAACAAGGGAGATGTTATTTTCCCGAGAATAGATATCAAAAAGGAAATGGAAGAGTTGGAGAAGCTCACAAATCAGCAGGCTGAGAGCAAAGATCAAAAAGATGAGGCAAAGAAGCAAAAGGAAGATAAAAACAGCTCAGACGGATATATTACCATTGAAGACTTTGCAAAAATTGATTTGAGAGTTGCCAAAGTATTAGAAGCAGAAAAGGTGGAAGGTGCTGACAAACTTCTTAAGCTGAAATTGGAAATGGGAGAGGAAATAAGGCAGGTAGTTTCGGGAATTGCCAAACACTATTCCCCTGATGAGCTGGTAGGTAAAAATGTTATACTTGTAGCTAATTTAAAGCCGGCAAAACTTAAAGGAGTAGAATCCCAGGGAATGATATTGGCAGCTTCGGACGGCAAGGAACTGGTTCTTGCAACTTTGGATAAGGCTATTGATAGCGGAACAAAAGTCAGATAG